In Rhodospirillales bacterium, the genomic window TACAGCCGAGGCGGCACCGAACCCACGGTGACCGACGCCGACCTGACGCTGGGGCGGCTCGACTCCGGCGATTTCGCCGACGGGCGTATGACGCTCGACGGCGAGGCGGCACGCGGCGCGATCGCACGCCAGGTCGGCGACGGCCTCGGGCTCAACGCGACCGACGGCGCACTCGGCATCTCCGAGGTGATCGACGAGACCATGGCGAATGCCGCCCGCGTGCACGCCGTCGAACGCGGCAAGGACCTCAGGAAACGCACAATGATCGCCTTCGGCGGGGCGGGCCCGCTCCATGCATGCCGCATGGCAGAAAAACTGCAGATCCCGCGCGTCGTGATTCCCAACAACCCCGGCGTCGGTTCGGCCGTCGGCTTCCTGCGCGCGCCGATCGCTTATGAGGTCATCCGCAGCCGCTACATGACGCTCTCGGCATTTGAGCCCGAGGCCGCCAACGAGGTCTTCCGGCAACTCGGCGATGAGGCGTGCGCGGTGGTGCACGAAAGTGCTGCCGATGCGCCCGTCACGGAAAAACGAAGCTGTTTCATGCGCTACCTCGGCCAGGGTCACGAAATCGAGGTGCCGGTCAGCAACGGCGTGCTCGACGGTGCCGAGCGCGATCATCTCCGGGCCGCCTACGACGAGGAGTATGCCCGACTGTTCAGCCGAAGCGTGCCCGGTATGGACGTCGAGATCCTGGGCTGGAAGCTGGTGGTCTCGACCGAAGTGCCGCGCACCAACGGGCGCGACAGCGAGAGCCCGGACCACGCCGCCGAACCCTGCCGCTACCGCACGATGGTCGACCCGCGTGCAGGCGTCGCCAGGGAGGCACCCGTGTTCACGCGCGGCACCATGGCTGCAGGAGCGCAGTTCGAGGGCCCTTGCGTCGTGACCGAGGGCCAGACCACCACCGTCGTGACCGGCGGTTTCACGGGCCGCATCGACGGCCTGGGCCATATCGTCCTGGAACGCCGCGAGGAGGTCACGTGATGGCAAGCGCACTGGAACAGATCAACCAACAGATCATGTGGGACCGCCTGATCGCCGTCGTCGAGGAGCAGGGTCAGACGCTCATGCGTGCGGCCTTCAGTCCGATTGTGCGGGAGTCGGGCGACATCTCCGCCGGGATCTTCGACCTCCAGGGCCGAATGCTGGCCCAGGCGGTGACCGGCACCCCGGGCCACATCAACACCATGGCCGCCGCGGTCGTCCACTTCCTGGAGCACTTCCCCGCGGAAACCATGGTGGAAGGCGACATCTATCTCACCAACGATCCCTGGATGGGCGCGGGCCATCTCAACGATTTTGTCCTGGTGAAGCCGTGTTTCGTCGATGGCACGCTCGCTGGTCTCAACGCCTGCACCTCGCATCTTGCCGACATCGGCGGACGCAGCTTCGGGCCCGACGCCGCCGACGTGCATGAGGAAGGCATCTACATCCCGCCGGTGAAGCTCGTGAAGCAGGGCCAGATCGATGAAACCATGATGGCCGTGCTTTATGCCAACAGTCGTGTGCCCGTGCAGAACGAGGGCGACCTCTACGCGCTGATCGCGTGCTGCGAGGTGGGCGAGGAGCGGCTCGCGGAGATGATGACCGAGTTCGCCATGACCTCGCTCAGGAGCCTGGGCGACCACATCATCGAGACGTCGCGGCAGGCCACGCTGGAGCGTATCCGCAGCTGGCCGAACGGCACGTGGCAATCAGAGATGATGACCGACGGCTATGATTTCGAGATCAGGATCGCAGCCACGCTGACCGTCACCGACGACAGCATGACGATCGACTACACCGGAAGCTCGGGCCGCTCGCGCTACGGTATCAACTGCCCGTTGACCTATGCCCAGGCCTACACCGTGTTCGGCATCAAGTGTGTTGTCGCACCCGACATCCCCAACAATGCCGGTGCGCTCGAGCCCTTCATCGTGACGGCACCGCAGGGCTCGATCATGAACGCACTGAAACCCGCGCCCGTTGTGATGCGCCACATCGTGGGCCAGATGCTACCCGACGCCGCCTTCGGCTGCCTGCACCAGGCGCGTCCGGGTTCGGTTCCTGCGGAAGGCACGGGCGTTCTGTGGGATCTCTCCCTGCGCGGCGGCTTCGGTCACCACCAGGGCGAGAACCGGACCCGGTTCGCCATGGAACTCGTCCACAACGGCGGCACCGGCGGCCGGCCGACGCGTGACGGTCTCGACGCCACGGCCTATCCGTCCGGCGTCATGGGGAGTCAGGTGGAGATGGTCGAATCGACCTGTCCGCTGGTCGTCTGGCGGCGCGAGTTGCGTCCCGACTCCGGTGGCGCGGGCAAATATCGGGGCGGACACGGGCAGGTCATGGAGATCGGCTCGAGCGAGGAGGCTCCCTTCCAGCTTGCCGCCGCGCTCGACCGCATCACCTATCCCGCACGCGGGCGCGCCGGTGGTCACGACGGTGCCCCGGGCGTGCTACGGCTCAGTTCGGGCAAGCCGATGAACGGCAAGGGCGAGCAGGACATTCCCCCTGGGGACCGTCTCTGGGTCGAAACTCCCGGCGGCGGCGGTTACGGCGACCCGGCGGAACGCGACACGCCGCTCATCGAGGCGGACCTTCGCAGCGAACTCGTCAGCGCCGGGGCCGCAGCGCGCGACTACGGATATTGACCCCGCGTCAACCCTTCCCGGGAGATGGGAGATACCGGGACGTGACCGAATGTCCCGGTTCCATCGACAGGTTTCCCCGGCAAGGACAGCGCCGACTTTGCCCGTACTCTGAAGCAGGCCGATGGCATCGCCTCGCTGCGGCGCGACTTCATGCGCTTCTCGCCGCTCGGGTGCCTCGCGAGATCTAGAGCGCGGCGACAGCGGAAGCCAGCCGCACAATCTCATCGTCCGTATTGTGGTAGTGCACAGCCGCGCGGCAGATCGACGGCATGGCGCGGCTCTCGAAATCGAGCCGTGTCGACGATGGTGACGAGGCACCGACGACAATGCCCCGGGCACCCAGCTGCGCGACAATCTCGCTGGCGTCCACGCGGTCGTGACTGAAGGTCACGATAGCGCACCGATCGGCCTGCGTGCCGGCGTCGCGCAACGTGACGCCGTCGAGCGCCGCGAGGCGATCCCGCAGATCTCCAGCCAGCGCGGCATTGCGCCCGGCAATCGCATCGAGACCGACATCCAGCGCATAATCGACCGCAACGCCGAGGCCGACCTTGCCGGCCACGAAGCTCTCCCAGTTTTCGTAGCGTCGCGCGGTCGGCGCCATTTCGTAGCGATCCGGCGCGACCCATTCGGCCGACAAGAGGTCGAGAACCGGCGGCTCGTGGTGTTCCATGATCGCTTCTGACGCATAAAGAAAGCCCGTCCCGCGCGGCCCGCGCAGGAACTTGCGACCGGTGGCCGACAGGAAGTCGCAGCCGATCGCCTGGACATCAAGCGGTATTTGACCGACCGATTGGCAGGCATCCAGCAGGTAGGGTACGCCCTTTGCACGCGCGATTCGTCCGACCTCCCCGGCCGGTGTGACCAGGCCTCCCGACGTCGGCACGTGCGTCATGGCAATCAGACGTGTGCGTGCGTCGATCAGACCCTCCAGGGCCGCGACGTCGACCTGGCCGTGCCCGTCATTCGGCGCGACAACGATCTCGATTCCCCGCTGCTTCACCGCCTGCAGGCAAGCGATGAAGTTCGAGGCGTATTCGGCGACCACCGTGACGACATTGTCGCCGGGCTTCATGGCCTGAACCAGCCCGTAGAAGGCCTGACCCCAGGCGACGGTCGCGTTTTCGACCAGCGCGATCTCGTCGGACGAACAGTTCAGCATGCGCGCGATCGACATGTAGGTGCCGTCGATCGCGGGGCTGGCCTCGCCTTCTGCCGCATACCCGCCGACCTCGGCCTCCCGCCGCAGGTGCTCCTGCAACGCATGGAGTACAGGGTCGGGCATCAGGCCCGCACCGCAGCTCATGAAATAGGCCTGGTTGTCGAGCGCGGGTGTGTCGGCCCGGACCCTGGCGAGATCGATCATGGCACTGCCCTGTTTCTGTTCGGCGCTGCCTGATATGTCACGAGGCCCTGGCATCCGCCAGCGTTGAAAAGGACCCTGACAATCCGATCACTCGGCGAGGCACATGCGAAGCCCGCCAACGGCTTTCGCACCATCCTGAGTCTTCTGCCCTATCTGTGGCCGAAGGGTCAGACGAGCATGCGCGCCCGGGTCGTGCTGGCGTTGATCTGCCTGGTGCTGGCCAAGATCGCGATCGTGACCGTGCCGATCTTCTACAAGGATGCGGTCGACAGTCTGGTCTCGGCCGAAGAGGGCCTGATCGTCGCGATCCCGATCGGCGTGATCCTGGCCTATGGTGCGGCGCGCATCGCCTCGCTGGGCTTCAACGAGCTGCGCGATGCGATTTTCGCCCGGCTCGGCCAGCGCGCCATCCGCCGCATCATCCTGAAGGTCTTCCGCCATCTTCACAGGCTGTCGCTGCGTTTTCATCTGGAGCGCCAGACCGGCGGCCTCTCGCGCATCATCGAGCGCGGCAACCGGGCGATCGAGCTGCTGCTGCGGATCAGCCTGTTCAACCTGATCCCGACCGTGATCGAGCTCGTCCTGACCTTCGGTATCCTCTGGTACATGCTCGACTTCGCCATCGCCGCGGTCACGCTGGTCACGGTGGTGGTCTACATCGCCTACACGATGGTCGTGACCGAGTGGCGCATCCGCTTCCGGCGGCGCATGAACGACGCCGACACCAGCGCCAACACACGTGCCATCGACAGCCTGCTGAACTACGAAACCGTCAAGTACTTCGTGAACGAGGAGCACGAGGCAAGGCGTTACGACGACCGGCTGGCGAGCTACGAGGATGCGGCGGTGAAATCGAATGTTTCGCTCGCCGCGCTCAACTTCGGCCAGGCCGCGATCATCTCGATCGGCCTGACGCTCGTGATGCTGATGTCCGCGGCGGGCATCGTCGAGGGCAGCATGACGGTGGGCGACTTCGTTCTGGCCAACACCTATCTGATGCAGCTCTATCAGCCGCTCAACCTCTTCGGGTTCGTCTATCGCGAGATCAAGCAGGCGCTGATCGACATCGAGGAGATGTTCCGCCTGCTCGCCGTCGAGGCCGAGATCACGGACAAGCCCGACGCAAAGCCCCTCGTGATTGACGGCGCAGCGATACGGTTCGATGGCGTCGATTTTGCCTATGACAAACGGCGACCGATCCTGCAGGGCATCGATTTCACGGTTCCCGCCGGCAAGAAGGTTGCAGTCGTCGGCCCTTCGGGTGCGGGCAAGTCGACGCTCTCCCGCCTGCTTTATCGCTTCTACGATGTCGGCACCGGTACGATCACCATCGACGGTCAGGACCTGCGCGACGTCACGCAGAACAGCCTGCGCCAGGCAATCGGCATCGTTCCGCAGGACACCGTGCTGTTCAACGACACGATTGCCTACAACATTGCCTACGGACGGCCCGGGGCATCGCGCGAAGAGGTGGAGGAGGCGGCCCGGCTGGCGCGTATCCACGACTTCGTGACCGGCCTGCCCGACGGCTACGACACGATCGTCGGCGAACGCGGGCTCAAGCTCTCCGGCGGTGAGAAACAGCGGGTCGCGATTGCCCGCACGATCCTGAAGAACCCGCAGATCCTGATCTTCGACGAGGCGACCAGCGCACTCGACACCCACACCGAGCGCGCCATCCAGGCCAATCTCAACGACATCGCGAAGGGGCGGACGACGCTGGTCGTCGCCCACCGCCTTTCGACCGTGGTCGACGCCGACGAAATCCTAGTGCTCGAGGACGGACAGATCGTCGAACGCGGGCGTCACGCGGACCTGCTCGTCACCGACGACATCTACGCCGGCATGTGGCACCGCCAGCAGGAAAACGGCGAGGAGCCGAAAGAGCAACACGCGCCGCTTCCGTGACGCAACCCAGCCATGCAGGCGTTTTTCTTGCATCTTGTGCCGATGAGGGGTCCCATGACGCCCGGCACAGAGCGAGGGAGCGTGCCGGGTGCGTGGTCTTCATCTTCAGGTCTGGCTGGGCGTTGCCGACCTTCCGCATGCGATGCCGTTCGCGGTGCTTTACGGCTTGCAGGGCATTGCCCGTGCACTACCCCTGACGATCCTTCCGCTCACCGCGCTCGAAATCACCGGATCGGCCCAGGAGGTCAGCCTGCTCTATTTCGCGGCCTCCTTCGTCGGCCTGGGTGGCAGCCTGTCGATGCCACTGCTGGTCCATCTCTTCCGACGACGTCGGGTGGTGGGCATGGGAACGGCACTCATCTGCCTCGCCGCGATCCTACTTTCGCTCGGCAACATCCATGTCTTCGCGGCGGGCCTGACGTGTTTCCTCGTCGGCTTCATCGCGCTCGATATCTCGTTCAACCTCTACCTGATGGACCACATCCCGCGGCAGGAGTTCAACCGTTTCGAACCGGTGCGGGTGCTTTTCATGGGATCGGGATTCATCATCGGACCGTTCGGCGGCGTGCTGCTGGCCCAGGCGTTCGGCAGGCCGGCTCCCTTCATGGCCATGGCCGTCCTGGCAACCGTCGCCTACCTCGTCTTCCTCTATCTGCGCTTCTCCGACAGCGAGGCCATCCAGGCCATGAAATCGTCGCCGCCCAACCCGTTCCGCTTCTTCCCGCACTTCTTCCGCCAGCCGCGCCTGCGGCTCGCCTGGCTGCTGGCCGTGGGACGGTCGAGCTGGTGGGCGATGTTCTTCGTCTATGCCCCGATCTATTGCGTGGAATCGGGCCTCGGCGACACGGTCGCCGGCATCATCGTCTCGGCCGGCTCGGGCGCTGTCCTGCTCTGCCCGTTCTGGGGCTGGGTCGGGCGCAAATGGGGTATCCGCAAACTCCTGATCATGGGTTACCTCGCCTCCGCCGTCGCCACGATCGTCGTCGCTGCGGTTGCCGCCAGCCCCTGGCTCGGCGTGACGCTCTTCATGGTGGCCGCCCTGGCCACCAGCATGGTCGACGGCGCGGGCAACATGCTCTTCCTGCGCGCCGTGCATCCGCATGAACGCGCCGAGATGACCAGCGTCTTCGCAACCTTCCGCGACACCTCGCAGATCGGCCCGCCGGGCCTCTTCTCAGCCCTGCTTCAAATCTTCGCCCTGCCCGCCGTCTTCGTCACCTCGGGCATCGGCATGCTCGCCATGGCCTGGTACGCCCGCTACGTTCCCAGGCAGTACTGACAGGGGTCAAAACGTGAGCCCCCACGCCAGAGTGTTGCCGAGATCATCAATCCGAAGGCCATGGCCTTTGTCGGAGCATCCCAAGACCAGCGCAAGTTCGGCGGTGGTATCTTCCACAACACGCTCAGCCCGGGTTTCGGCGGCACCATCGTGCCGGTCAACCCGAAGCGGGAGACGCTCTTCGATCTGCCCTGCGTGCCGCTTGTTTCCGAAGCACCCTGCCCGATGTCCCGGCTCCACGCCCTTCGGGCTACGGCCGGGATGACACGACCGCAGCGTTCGTATGCGCATTCAGGCGAGCGACTTGTCGATCTTCTCGATCAGATCGGGCGACAGGCCGTCGCGGGCACGGACACGCCGGAGCTCGGCCTTCATCAGCTCCTGGCGCGCGCTGTCCTGGCGCTGCCATCGTCCCAGGGCATCGACCATACGCGCGGCGACATGGGGATTGAGCGCGTCGAGTTCGAGCAGTCGATCGGCGAGGAAGCGATATCCGGAACCGTCCTTCTTGTGGAAGTTGACCGGGTTGCCCATCGCGAAGGCACCGACCAGAGCGTAGACTTTGTTCGGGTTCCTTATGTTGAACGCCTCGTGGCCGAGCAACGCCGCGACGCGATCGACCGCACCCGGCAGCGGTGACAGTGCCTGCACACCGAGCCATTTGTTGACCACGAGGTCGTCGTTGCGGAAGCGAACATAGAAGTCGTCGAAGCAGGCGGCGCGTTCCGGCGCGTCGATGAGGCCGATCAGGACCAAAGCGGCCAGCCGCTCGGTCATGTTGTCGGCCCGGTCGTACTCCGCCTTCACCCGTGCGATCGCCTCGGCGTCGGCCGTCGCAGCATAGTAGGTCAGCGCGGCGCCCTTGAGTGCACGGCGGCCGGCCTGGGCGGCGTCGGGGCTGAACGGTTCGTCGCACCGGCAGGCGTTGAAGGTCGCCAGCCAGTCGTCGCGATAGCGTTGCCCCAGCGCTAGGCGCATCGCCTCACGTGCCGTGTGAATCGCATCGACGTCGACGGTCTCCATCTGGTCGGCCAGGTAACTCTCGGCAGGCATCGACAGCGCCTGGGCCTTGGCCATGGGGTCGATCCCGCCATCGGCCAGGACTGCACCGAGCGCCTCGACGTAATGATCGTCGATCGTGGCTTCGACGCCCGACCGGATCTGCGCGACCATGTCGAGCAGAACCCTGGTGCCGTACTGCTGGCCCGCCTCCCAGCGCGCGAAGGGATCGGTATCGTGTGCCAGAAGAAAGGCGCAGTCCTCGTCGCTCAGATCGGTCTTGAGCCGGACCGGAGCGCTGAAGCCGCGATTGAGCGACGGCACCGGCGCGGCGCCGACATTCCCGAAACGGAAGGTCATGCTGTCCGAGGTCAGATTGAGCACGTGGCTCGACGACGTCACGCCCTCAACCGTCGTCTCCATCTCGCTGCCGTTCGGCCCGATCAGGCCGACCTCGAATGGGATGTGGAGCGGTTTCTTGTCGGGCTGGCCGGGTGTCGGCGCGGTCGCCTGCGCCAGTGTCAGCTCATAACTGCGGGTGTCGGCATCATACGCACCGCTGGCCGAGATGACCGGCGTGCCGGCCTGGCTGTACCAGAGCTTGAAGTGGTTGAGATCAGCGTCGTTGGCATCCGCCATGGCAGCCACGAAGTCATCGCAGGTCACCGCCTGGCCATCGTGGCGCTCGAAGTAGAGATCCATGCCCTTGCGGAAGCCGTTGCGGCCCAGAAGGCGCTCCATCATGCGGATCACCTCGGCGCCCTTCTCATAAACGGTCGCGGTATAGAAGTTGTTGATCTCGATATAGTTTTCGGGCCGGACCGGGTGGGCCAGCGGCCCGGCATCTTCCGGAAACTGCGCCGAGCGCAGACGGCGCACGTCGTCGATCCGCTTGACGGCCCGGCTGCGCATGTCGGCGCTGAACTCCTGATCCCGGTAGACCGTCAGCCCCTCCTTCAGCGAGAGCTGGAACCAGTCGCGGCAGGTCACGCGGTCGCCCGTCCAGTTGTGGAAGTACTCGTGAGCAATGACACTCTCGATAGCGTCGTAGTCGCCGTCGGTCGCGGTCTCGGGGCTGGCCAGAACCAGCTTCGAATTGAAGATGTTGAGGCTCTTGTTCTCCATCGCTCCCATGTTGAAGTCGCCCACGGCCACGATGTTGAAGATGTCGAGGTCGTACTCCAGGCCGTAACGCTCCTCGTCCCAGCGCATGGAGCGCTTCAGCGCATCCATCGCATAGGTGCACTTCTCCTGATTGCCGTGCTCGCTCCAGATCCTGAGGTCGACGACACGGCCCGAGGCTGTCGTGAACGTGTCCTTGATCGAGCCAAGATCGCCGGCGACCAGGGCGAAGAGATAGCTCGGCTTGGGGAACGGATCGTGCCAGACCGCACGATGGCGGCCGTCGCCCAGATCGCACGCCTCGACCAGGTTGCCGTTCGACAGCAGGATCGGATAGCGCACCTTGTCGGCATCCATCGTGACCGTGTAGGTCGCCAGCACGTCGGGCCGGTCGGGATAGAAGGTGATGCGCCGGAAACCCTCGGCCTCGCACTGGGTGCAGAACATGTCCGACGAGACGTAGAGCCCCTCAAGCGCCGTGTTGGCCGCCGGCGCAATCGTCG contains:
- a CDS encoding MFS transporter, which produces MRGLHLQVWLGVADLPHAMPFAVLYGLQGIARALPLTILPLTALEITGSAQEVSLLYFAASFVGLGGSLSMPLLVHLFRRRRVVGMGTALICLAAILLSLGNIHVFAAGLTCFLVGFIALDISFNLYLMDHIPRQEFNRFEPVRVLFMGSGFIIGPFGGVLLAQAFGRPAPFMAMAVLATVAYLVFLYLRFSDSEAIQAMKSSPPNPFRFFPHFFRQPRLRLAWLLAVGRSSWWAMFFVYAPIYCVESGLGDTVAGIIVSAGSGAVLLCPFWGWVGRKWGIRKLLIMGYLASAVATIVVAAVAASPWLGVTLFMVAALATSMVDGAGNMLFLRAVHPHERAEMTSVFATFRDTSQIGPPGLFSALLQIFALPAVFVTSGIGMLAMAWYARYVPRQY
- a CDS encoding ABC transporter ATP-binding protein/permease produces the protein MRARVVLALICLVLAKIAIVTVPIFYKDAVDSLVSAEEGLIVAIPIGVILAYGAARIASLGFNELRDAIFARLGQRAIRRIILKVFRHLHRLSLRFHLERQTGGLSRIIERGNRAIELLLRISLFNLIPTVIELVLTFGILWYMLDFAIAAVTLVTVVVYIAYTMVVTEWRIRFRRRMNDADTSANTRAIDSLLNYETVKYFVNEEHEARRYDDRLASYEDAAVKSNVSLAALNFGQAAIISIGLTLVMLMSAAGIVEGSMTVGDFVLANTYLMQLYQPLNLFGFVYREIKQALIDIEEMFRLLAVEAEITDKPDAKPLVIDGAAIRFDGVDFAYDKRRPILQGIDFTVPAGKKVAVVGPSGAGKSTLSRLLYRFYDVGTGTITIDGQDLRDVTQNSLRQAIGIVPQDTVLFNDTIAYNIAYGRPGASREEVEEAARLARIHDFVTGLPDGYDTIVGERGLKLSGGEKQRVAIARTILKNPQILIFDEATSALDTHTERAIQANLNDIAKGRTTLVVAHRLSTVVDADEILVLEDGQIVERGRHADLLVTDDIYAGMWHRQQENGEEPKEQHAPLP
- a CDS encoding aminotransferase class V-fold PLP-dependent enzyme, which produces MIDLARVRADTPALDNQAYFMSCGAGLMPDPVLHALQEHLRREAEVGGYAAEGEASPAIDGTYMSIARMLNCSSDEIALVENATVAWGQAFYGLVQAMKPGDNVVTVVAEYASNFIACLQAVKQRGIEIVVAPNDGHGQVDVAALEGLIDARTRLIAMTHVPTSGGLVTPAGEVGRIARAKGVPYLLDACQSVGQIPLDVQAIGCDFLSATGRKFLRGPRGTGFLYASEAIMEHHEPPVLDLLSAEWVAPDRYEMAPTARRYENWESFVAGKVGLGVAVDYALDVGLDAIAGRNAALAGDLRDRLAALDGVTLRDAGTQADRCAIVTFSHDRVDASEIVAQLGARGIVVGASSPSSTRLDFESRAMPSICRAAVHYHNTDDEIVRLASAVAAL
- the pepN gene encoding aminopeptidase N, whose translation is MRTEEPRAIYLSDYQPPDYRVETIALHVTLVPDATKVRAELCVVASHEGETRPFRLDGDDLPLDAVAIDGEALGTDAYRHDASGLVIHEPPRAFTLVTETTIAPAANTALEGLYVSSDMFCTQCEAEGFRRITFYPDRPDVLATYTVTMDADKVRYPILLSNGNLVEACDLGDGRHRAVWHDPFPKPSYLFALVAGDLGSIKDTFTTASGRVVDLRIWSEHGNQEKCTYAMDALKRSMRWDEERYGLEYDLDIFNIVAVGDFNMGAMENKSLNIFNSKLVLASPETATDGDYDAIESVIAHEYFHNWTGDRVTCRDWFQLSLKEGLTVYRDQEFSADMRSRAVKRIDDVRRLRSAQFPEDAGPLAHPVRPENYIEINNFYTATVYEKGAEVIRMMERLLGRNGFRKGMDLYFERHDGQAVTCDDFVAAMADANDADLNHFKLWYSQAGTPVISASGAYDADTRSYELTLAQATAPTPGQPDKKPLHIPFEVGLIGPNGSEMETTVEGVTSSSHVLNLTSDSMTFRFGNVGAAPVPSLNRGFSAPVRLKTDLSDEDCAFLLAHDTDPFARWEAGQQYGTRVLLDMVAQIRSGVEATIDDHYVEALGAVLADGGIDPMAKAQALSMPAESYLADQMETVDVDAIHTAREAMRLALGQRYRDDWLATFNACRCDEPFSPDAAQAGRRALKGAALTYYAATADAEAIARVKAEYDRADNMTERLAALVLIGLIDAPERAACFDDFYVRFRNDDLVVNKWLGVQALSPLPGAVDRVAALLGHEAFNIRNPNKVYALVGAFAMGNPVNFHKKDGSGYRFLADRLLELDALNPHVAARMVDALGRWQRQDSARQELMKAELRRVRARDGLSPDLIEKIDKSLA
- a CDS encoding hydantoinase B/oxoprolinase family protein codes for the protein MASALEQINQQIMWDRLIAVVEEQGQTLMRAAFSPIVRESGDISAGIFDLQGRMLAQAVTGTPGHINTMAAAVVHFLEHFPAETMVEGDIYLTNDPWMGAGHLNDFVLVKPCFVDGTLAGLNACTSHLADIGGRSFGPDAADVHEEGIYIPPVKLVKQGQIDETMMAVLYANSRVPVQNEGDLYALIACCEVGEERLAEMMTEFAMTSLRSLGDHIIETSRQATLERIRSWPNGTWQSEMMTDGYDFEIRIAATLTVTDDSMTIDYTGSSGRSRYGINCPLTYAQAYTVFGIKCVVAPDIPNNAGALEPFIVTAPQGSIMNALKPAPVVMRHIVGQMLPDAAFGCLHQARPGSVPAEGTGVLWDLSLRGGFGHHQGENRTRFAMELVHNGGTGGRPTRDGLDATAYPSGVMGSQVEMVESTCPLVVWRRELRPDSGGAGKYRGGHGQVMEIGSSEEAPFQLAAALDRITYPARGRAGGHDGAPGVLRLSSGKPMNGKGEQDIPPGDRLWVETPGGGGYGDPAERDTPLIEADLRSELVSAGAAARDYGY